Part of the Sphingomonas sp. Leaf357 genome, AGTCGGCGCCCCGGCACCGGCGAGCACCGCCGATGCGGTGAAGTCTCCGATGGTCGGCACGGTCTATCTCGCGTCCGACCCGGCGTCGAAGCCGTTCATCGCGGTCGGCGACAAGGTCGCGGCCGGCGCGACCTTGCTGATCGTCGAGGCGATGAAGGTAATGAATCCGATCGTCGCGCCCAGCGCCGGCACGGTGAAGGCAATCCTGGTGCAGGACAAGCAGCCGGTCGAGTTCGACCAGCCGCTCGTCGTGGTCGAGTAACCAGCCTTGGCCCAGATCAAGAAACTGCTGATCGCCAATCGCGGCGAGATCGCGTTGCGCATCCATCGTGCATGCCATGAAATGGGCATCCAGACGGTCGCGGTACATTCCACCGCCGATGCCGATGCGATGCATGTACGGCTCGCCGATCAGGCGATCTGCATCGGCCCGCCGGCAGCGACCGATTCCTATCTGAACATTGCCAACATCATCTCGGCAGCCGAGATCAGCGGCGCGGATGCGATCCATCCCGGCTACGGGTTCCTGTCCGAGAACGCCAAGTTCGCGGAGATCGTCGAGGCGCACGGCATCATCTTCGTCGGACCAAAGCCCGAACATATCGTCACGATGGGTGACAAGGTGGAAGCCAAGCGCACCGCCGGTCGGCTCGGTCTGCCGCTCGTTCCGGGATCGGATGGCGCGATCAGCGACATCGCCGAGGCGCGGGAGATCGCGGCGCGGATCGGCTATCCCGTGATCATCAAGGCGGCCTCGGGCGGCGGCGGACGCGGCATGAAGGTGTGCACGTCCGAGGATCAACTCGAGACGTTGATCAGCCAGGCCGGCAGCGAGGCCAAGGCCGCGTTCGGCGACGCCACCGTCTATATGGAAAAATATCTCGGCAATCCGAGACACATCGAATTTCAAGTGTTCGGCGACGGCAACGGCAATGCGATCCATCTCGGCGAGCGCGATTGCTCGCTGCAACGTCGCCATCAGAAGGTGCTGGAGGAAGCCCCCTCCCCGGTGCTCGGTGAGGAGGACCGCGCGCGCATGGGCGCTGTGTGCAGCAAGGCGATGGCCGATATGGGCTATCGCGGCGCGGGCACGATCGAATTCCTGTGGGAAGACGGCGAA contains:
- the accB gene encoding acetyl-CoA carboxylase biotin carboxyl carrier protein, translating into MTDANTNEAMRIDVDLVRQLAQLLDDTSLTEIEVEDGGRKIRIARKAASVAAAPVQYAAAPQAAPTAPAAAATTEVGAPAPASTADAVKSPMVGTVYLASDPASKPFIAVGDKVAAGATLLIVEAMKVMNPIVAPSAGTVKAILVQDKQPVEFDQPLVVVE
- the accC gene encoding acetyl-CoA carboxylase biotin carboxylase subunit, which codes for MAQIKKLLIANRGEIALRIHRACHEMGIQTVAVHSTADADAMHVRLADQAICIGPPAATDSYLNIANIISAAEISGADAIHPGYGFLSENAKFAEIVEAHGIIFVGPKPEHIVTMGDKVEAKRTAGRLGLPLVPGSDGAISDIAEAREIAARIGYPVIIKAASGGGGRGMKVCTSEDQLETLISQAGSEAKAAFGDATVYMEKYLGNPRHIEFQVFGDGNGNAIHLGERDCSLQRRHQKVLEEAPSPVLGEEDRARMGAVCSKAMADMGYRGAGTIEFLWEDGEFYFIEMNTRLQVEHPVTEMITGLDLVREQIQIAEGRPLTLRQQDVVFRGHAIECRINAENPRTFAPSPGLVTMFHAPGGMHVRVDSGLYAGYRVPPYYDSMIAKLIVYGTTRNGALRRLRRALEEFVIEGPTTTIPLHQALLDDPDFQAGDYTIKWLEEWLAKQE